The genomic segment TGCTTATATTTCCCAATGTAGGCAGTTATTTTGGAGGGGATCTTATTGCAGGGATTCTTTTTTCAGGAATGAACCAGGCAGAGGATGTATCTATTCTTGTTGACGTAGGCACCAATGCTGAGGTGATATTAGGCAATAAAGACTGGCTCATAGCCTGTGCCGGTGCAGCAGGGCCTGCTCTTGAAAGCGGTGTTGCCAGGATGGGCATGATGGCAGGACCTGGAGTCATAGATACCTTTGAGATTGACCCCGATACCCTTGAATTTAAATTTAAAACCATTGGGGATATTAAACCCAAAGGTATGTGCGGCTCAGGTATTATTGATCTTGCAGCCCAGCTTTTTTTGTCAGGAATGCTTGATATTCGAGGTAAGCTGGTTACTGGGAAATGTGCAGACAGGGTCAAAGAAAAAGACGGCATGTTATATCTAACAGCGGTTTCTGGAGATCAAACTGCCACAGGTCTTGATTTGACTATAAGCCAGGCAGATATTGACAGCCTTATAAGATCAAAGGCTGCCATGTACACAATCCTGAGAACCATAACCCTTTCGGTAGGCATTGAATTAAGAGACCTTAAAACATTTTACGTGGCAGGCACCTTTGGTTCTTTTATAAAACCTGGATCTGCCATTTCCCTGGGCATGCTCCCTGATCTTCCCCTTGAATCCTACAAACCCCTTGGAAACAGTTCCCTTGGCGGTGCAGCTATGGCTTTGACAAAAGACGATTGTATAGAAGACATGGAAAAGATCAGGGATCAGATCACATATATTGAATTAAATGTAAACCAGGAACTCATGAACCGTTTCAGTGCAGCCAGGTTTCTGCCTCATACTGACCTGTCTTTATTTCCTTCAGTAAAGGTCTGGGGATAAAATCTTGATTATTGCAGGTCTCACAGGGGGTATAGCCTCTGGAAAGTCAACTGTGTCAGGGTTTTTTAAAGATGCAGGAGCATTTATTATTGATGCTGACAAGATTGCTCATGCGCTTGTAAAAAAAGACCGGCCTGCATGGCAGAAAATAGTAAAATACTTTGGAAAAGATGTATTGCTTCCAGATGGGGAGATTAACAGGGAATTTTTGGGAAATATAATTTTTAACAATCCTGAAGAAAAACAAAAGCTCAACAATATAGTGCATCCTCTTGTATTTATGGAAATGGAAAAACAGGTAAAAAAGATTAAAAAAAACACGCGTGATGCAGTTATTATCCAGGATATACCTTTATTATTTGAGGCGGGATATCATAAAGATATTTCTCCTGTTATCCTGGTTTATGTGCCTGAATACACCCAGCTGCAAAGGCTTATGAAAAGAAATAATCTCAGTGAATCTGATGCAAAGAGCCGGATATATTCCCAGATTCCAATAGAAGAAAAGAAGATTCTGGCAGATATTATTATTGACAACAGTAAAACAATTGCAGATACCGGTGAAAAAACTCTGGGGGTGTATAATTATTTAACCCAGACTGCAGACAATAAGTAAGTGATTCATGTTTTTCAAGTTTGTTTATTATTTCTTTTAAAAAATATACCAGCCCTATTCCAGATACAGTGAAAAAAAATCATACAGGCTTTACTGTTGATAAATCTTATGATACAAGCAAATTTTTTTATGTCTCCCTGTCATAATTTTTACTGTAAATTTTTTATTTTTTATAAAATCTTAGAAAGGATTTAAAATGCCAGCTGACATTCAAATACTTGAATCATTAGAACTTTTTAATGATCTAAGCAGCGATGAGTTGGAGGAGATTGCAGGGTTTATGGAACCTGTGAAGGTATCAGAAGGGGAAATGCTTGCCAGGCGGAAAGATACTGCCCATACCTTTTTTATTACCTTATCCGGGAATTATATGATTTCTTTTGAAGAAGGCAGGGCTTTTACCATTCATGGCAAAGGTGATGTGATTGGCATGTCAACGGTAATAGCTCCTTTCCAGTTTCAGAGTACAACTATTGCATTGACAGAAGGCGAGGTTTTATCTATGCCGGGCAGCAAACTCCTGGAATTGATCCAAGGCAATTCTTACCTGGGTGATAGAATTATGCACAGGCTTCATGATATTGCTGCCCAGAGAGCGTGGTATATTAAAGGGTTTCCTGAGCAGGAAGAATCAAAAGACCAGGTTGAATCCTTATAATAGACCATATTAATCCAAAAACCAATATTTGTCCCGGTTTTTAACATTTATAATTAAAAGGAGGTGTTCATTGACTGGTTTAGAAGCGATTGCTGCCTATAATGGCTGGAACATAGCTATAGTGGGAATATCTATTGTTTTCACCGGACTTACTGTTTTGGCCCTTACCATTGCACAACTGCATAAAATCTTGAATTTTTTAGAAAACAGGGGAAAAGTAAAACAAAAGCAGGAAAAAGATATGCCTGTTGACACCGCGGGTATTATTCTGCCTGAGGGAATTCAAGAATCTGCCCGTCATTTTAAACTGCTGATTGATTATATGGGTCAGCCTTTTTCCCTTCCCAGACTCCTTGAGTTTGCAGAAAAATGCGGGTTAAACCGCCCCCATTCAGCATTGAATGATCTTATTTTATCAGGCGCTATTGAACCGGACGGCAAGGGATATTATCTCTGGAATAAAAAATATCCCATAAACCTGTAATTATCAGAAAAAAAGAAAAGGAGTAGAGAATAATCCATGGAAAATCTGTTAGAGTTGTTATCGCAATTTTTAGCCAACACTGGTTATTATATGCTTGACTACCGCTATCTGATAATGATCGGTATCGGCCTTATCTTTGTTTATCTTGGAATTGCCAAAGAATACGAGCCTTTGCTGCTTGTACCCATTGGATTTGGAATTCTTATGGGTAATATTCCTGTTTTTAAAGGGCTTGGTCTTGGGATTTATGAAGACAATAGTGTTCTTCACTATCTTTACATGGGTGTTACATCTGGAGTATATCCGCCGCTCATCTTTCTTGGAATAGGGGCGATGACCGATTTTTCAACAATGCTTGCCAGACCCCTTCTCATGCTTTTGGGAGCTGCTGCCCAGATGGGTATATTTCTTACATTTCTGGGTGCCCTTGCCCTGGGTTTTGCACCTAATGAAGCTGCTTCTATTGGAATTATCGGGGGTGCAGATGGTCCCACTGCCATCTTTTTAACAGCACAGCTTGCGCCTAAACTTATAGGGCCTATTGCTGTGGCCGCATATTCATATATGGCCCTTGTGCCTGTTATTCAGCCTCCTATAATGAAGCTTTTGACAACCCGCAAGGAACGTCTTATCAGGATGGAAGAACCCCGTGAAGTTGCTAAAAAAGAAAAAATCATTTTTCCTATTGCAGGCTTCCTGCTTTGCTGCCTTCTTGCTCCTGCTGCCCTGCCCCTTCTTGGTATGCTTTTTTTTGGCAACCTGTTAAAAGAATGCGGGGTTACAGAACGCCTGGCTGTTGCAGCCCGCAATTCTGTTATTGATACTGTTACCATACTTTTAGGTGTTACCGTAGGTGCAAGTACCCAGGCAGATGTATTTCTTACAGGCCAGTCTGTAGGTATTTTTGTCCTTGGTGCATTATCTTTTGGTGTTGCTACTGCTTCAGGAGTTATTTTTGCCAAGATTATAAACCTTTTTATCCGGGAAAAAATAAACCCCCTGCTTGGTGCAGCAGGTGTGTCTGCTGTTCCTGATTCTGCAAGAGTGGTACAGCATGTAGGCCACCAGGAAGATCCCACAAACTTTCTTCTCATGCACGCAATGGCTCCTAATGTATCAGGGGTTATTGGTTCAGCCATTGGAGCGGGTATTCTCTGGAGTTTTATGATGAAATAAGACACAGGGCAGGCTGTTTGCCTGCCCTTTTTCAGGTTAAATATGCGTTTTAGCATCCTTAAAAAATTTCTTTTAGCATTTCTTATAATTTCCCTTTCACCTCTTCTGGTTCTCAGTTATTATGCCCGTGAAACCTTGATCTATGTAGGACACGAAACTGTTGAAAGCACAAAAAAAGC from the Desulfonema limicola genome contains:
- a CDS encoding ASKHA domain-containing protein, which translates into the protein MDNQKNNRIVRITLEQPSLKNNTADADRLKAALKKKICTQNIHIDLKLLRQIPFLLRQWDYKVCCILFKQAYQYILLGIRDINEQKPAAGIAVDLGTTRVVLRLINLSNGQTLGELSFDNPQIEIGPDILARIHYTDIKQGLEHIQEMIINGLNQAVDSLCSSCSLSTGDVYLFSVAGNTAMTHLFMGITPHWMIREPYIPGVNNPGVLKADELGIKASPFARVLIFPNVGSYFGGDLIAGILFSGMNQAEDVSILVDVGTNAEVILGNKDWLIACAGAAGPALESGVARMGMMAGPGVIDTFEIDPDTLEFKFKTIGDIKPKGMCGSGIIDLAAQLFLSGMLDIRGKLVTGKCADRVKEKDGMLYLTAVSGDQTATGLDLTISQADIDSLIRSKAAMYTILRTITLSVGIELRDLKTFYVAGTFGSFIKPGSAISLGMLPDLPLESYKPLGNSSLGGAAMALTKDDCIEDMEKIRDQITYIELNVNQELMNRFSAARFLPHTDLSLFPSVKVWG
- the coaE gene encoding dephospho-CoA kinase (Dephospho-CoA kinase (CoaE) performs the final step in coenzyme A biosynthesis.), giving the protein MIIAGLTGGIASGKSTVSGFFKDAGAFIIDADKIAHALVKKDRPAWQKIVKYFGKDVLLPDGEINREFLGNIIFNNPEEKQKLNNIVHPLVFMEMEKQVKKIKKNTRDAVIIQDIPLLFEAGYHKDISPVILVYVPEYTQLQRLMKRNNLSESDAKSRIYSQIPIEEKKILADIIIDNSKTIADTGEKTLGVYNYLTQTADNK
- a CDS encoding Crp/Fnr family transcriptional regulator, producing the protein MPADIQILESLELFNDLSSDELEEIAGFMEPVKVSEGEMLARRKDTAHTFFITLSGNYMISFEEGRAFTIHGKGDVIGMSTVIAPFQFQSTTIALTEGEVLSMPGSKLLELIQGNSYLGDRIMHRLHDIAAQRAWYIKGFPEQEESKDQVESL
- a CDS encoding OadG family protein; translation: MTGLEAIAAYNGWNIAIVGISIVFTGLTVLALTIAQLHKILNFLENRGKVKQKQEKDMPVDTAGIILPEGIQESARHFKLLIDYMGQPFSLPRLLEFAEKCGLNRPHSALNDLILSGAIEPDGKGYYLWNKKYPINL
- a CDS encoding sodium ion-translocating decarboxylase subunit beta, with the protein product MENLLELLSQFLANTGYYMLDYRYLIMIGIGLIFVYLGIAKEYEPLLLVPIGFGILMGNIPVFKGLGLGIYEDNSVLHYLYMGVTSGVYPPLIFLGIGAMTDFSTMLARPLLMLLGAAAQMGIFLTFLGALALGFAPNEAASIGIIGGADGPTAIFLTAQLAPKLIGPIAVAAYSYMALVPVIQPPIMKLLTTRKERLIRMEEPREVAKKEKIIFPIAGFLLCCLLAPAALPLLGMLFFGNLLKECGVTERLAVAARNSVIDTVTILLGVTVGASTQADVFLTGQSVGIFVLGALSFGVATASGVIFAKIINLFIREKINPLLGAAGVSAVPDSARVVQHVGHQEDPTNFLLMHAMAPNVSGVIGSAIGAGILWSFMMK